One genomic region from Thermoleptolyngbya sichuanensis A183 encodes:
- a CDS encoding GAF domain-containing hybrid sensor histidine kinase/response regulator — MNGLLSSEQYMPHGHCYLWQTPLVSLHVVSDALVAIAYFSIPAILIYFVRKREDLPFSRVFFLFSAFIVLCGIGHLFDIWTLWHPDYWLSGLERALTALVSCYTALQLVELVPQFLALKSPEQLERLNHQLAAEVEQRKQAESLLEVRVQERTSELLKTNEAMRQEIEERTIAERKLQQSFEREQAIARVVQRMRQSLSLSHIFETTTHELRQTLACDRTLIYRFNPDWSGEVVAESVADGWSKIVVSSEVTDASSLSSSLENTNSHHSYNASRNSVDLSSPKDLSSPKDTNPPPEASTLVNQAGCTVKQFDGTETLIRDTYLQNTEGGIYRRKTGSYCCVPDIYTAGFSPCYLNVLETLQARAYTIVPIFCRNQLWGLLAAYQNSAPRQWQENEVQMILQIGSQLGVAVQQAELLAQAQTQAEELQRAKDQADAANRAKSEFLANISHELRTPLNAILGLSQLLSLDHSLHQDYRNDLDTIQASGEHLLQLINDVLEMSKIEAGRLTIQESVVNLQDLLNSLQSMLQVRANAKGLRLAFEIDADLPVAIATDEGKLRQVLINLLGNAVKFTEKGCVTLRVRAVPHSSNLTASDLLAFYRSPADLYLGSIDAAAHSTAHAEAHSEGAVKLATPSGLSQTAFHLPSNPKSGNEAAQKYTPMYLVFQVEDTGYGIAEDELDQLFKPFKQTRSGMNASEGTGLGLTISRKYIQMMGGDITAHSKLGQGSVFTFCIQADAVDEFLCVPETTEPKGRVLGLAMDQPTYRLLVVEDHPVNRDLLIRLLSIHGFEVQQATNGQEAIALWKAWRPHLILMDMQMPVMNGYEATRQIRQEEEKLLDTNPTASHTCIIALTASAFREQRQQILNMGCDDFISKPFKREQIFEAIARHLSVRYVYDDVSSERAVGSASTTLPMQLEPEQFQSIPTSWIANLHQAALQGNDLRILDLLGELSSDQAELHQALSYMAQEFQFDKILAATQPLLANAAS; from the coding sequence ATGAATGGTCTTCTGTCGTCCGAGCAGTATATGCCCCACGGTCATTGTTATCTTTGGCAGACACCGCTGGTCAGCCTGCATGTGGTCAGTGATGCCCTAGTGGCGATCGCCTATTTTTCCATTCCAGCGATCCTGATTTACTTCGTCCGCAAGCGCGAAGACTTGCCCTTTTCCAGAGTGTTTTTCCTGTTCAGCGCGTTTATCGTGCTGTGTGGCATTGGGCACCTGTTCGACATTTGGACGCTGTGGCATCCGGACTATTGGCTTTCGGGGTTGGAACGAGCGCTAACCGCACTAGTGTCTTGCTATACAGCGCTCCAGCTGGTGGAACTGGTGCCGCAATTTTTGGCCCTCAAAAGCCCTGAGCAGCTAGAGCGGCTAAACCATCAGCTTGCCGCCGAGGTGGAGCAGCGCAAGCAGGCCGAGTCTCTGCTGGAGGTGCGGGTACAAGAGCGCACCAGCGAACTGCTGAAAACCAACGAGGCGATGCGCCAGGAGATCGAAGAACGCACCATAGCCGAACGCAAGCTACAGCAGTCGTTTGAGCGGGAACAGGCGATCGCCCGCGTGGTGCAGCGGATGCGCCAGAGCCTCAGCCTCAGCCACATTTTTGAGACGACCACCCACGAACTGCGACAAACGCTGGCGTGCGATCGCACCCTCATCTATCGATTCAACCCAGACTGGAGCGGCGAGGTGGTTGCCGAATCGGTCGCCGACGGCTGGAGCAAAATTGTCGTGTCGTCAGAAGTGACCGACGCTTCGTCGCTTTCTTCCAGCCTGGAAAACACAAATTCACACCACTCTTACAACGCTTCTCGCAACTCTGTAGATCTATCCAGTCCCAAAGATCTATCCAGCCCAAAGGATACGAACCCGCCTCCTGAAGCCAGCACGCTGGTCAACCAGGCGGGCTGCACCGTCAAACAATTCGATGGCACCGAAACCCTGATTCGGGATACCTACCTGCAAAATACCGAAGGCGGCATCTATCGGCGCAAGACTGGCTCGTACTGCTGCGTTCCGGATATCTACACGGCTGGCTTTTCTCCCTGCTACCTCAACGTTTTAGAAACCTTGCAGGCTCGTGCGTATACGATTGTCCCCATCTTTTGTCGCAATCAGCTTTGGGGGCTACTTGCCGCCTACCAAAACAGCGCTCCGCGCCAGTGGCAAGAGAACGAAGTGCAGATGATTCTGCAAATTGGTAGCCAGCTAGGGGTTGCGGTGCAGCAGGCAGAACTGCTTGCCCAAGCGCAGACCCAGGCAGAGGAATTGCAGCGGGCCAAAGATCAGGCCGATGCTGCAAACCGCGCAAAGAGCGAGTTTTTGGCCAACATAAGCCACGAACTGCGGACTCCGCTGAATGCCATCCTGGGGCTTAGCCAATTGCTCAGCCTAGATCACAGTCTTCACCAGGACTATCGAAATGACTTGGATACCATTCAAGCCAGCGGGGAACACCTGCTCCAACTGATCAACGACGTGCTGGAGATGTCGAAGATTGAGGCAGGGCGGCTCACCATTCAGGAGAGCGTGGTAAATCTCCAGGATTTGCTCAACAGTTTGCAAAGTATGCTGCAAGTCCGGGCAAATGCGAAAGGGCTGCGGTTGGCGTTTGAGATAGATGCGGATCTGCCCGTGGCGATCGCCACCGATGAAGGCAAGCTGCGCCAGGTTCTCATTAATCTGCTGGGCAATGCGGTTAAATTTACAGAAAAAGGCTGTGTGACGCTACGGGTTCGTGCAGTTCCACATTCCAGCAATTTGACAGCCTCAGATCTGCTGGCGTTCTACCGGTCACCGGCCGACTTGTATCTAGGTTCCATTGATGCAGCGGCTCATTCCACAGCCCACGCTGAAGCCCATTCCGAAGGAGCAGTGAAGCTGGCAACGCCATCCGGACTCAGCCAAACAGCATTCCACTTGCCGTCCAATCCCAAATCAGGCAACGAGGCTGCTCAGAAATACACGCCCATGTATCTGGTGTTTCAAGTAGAAGACACGGGCTATGGCATCGCTGAAGACGAGCTAGACCAACTCTTTAAGCCGTTTAAGCAGACTCGCAGCGGCATGAACGCTTCAGAAGGAACCGGCCTGGGGCTGACCATCAGCCGTAAGTATATACAGATGATGGGGGGCGACATCACGGCTCACAGCAAACTGGGGCAAGGCAGTGTGTTTACCTTCTGCATCCAGGCAGACGCGGTGGATGAATTCCTTTGCGTCCCCGAAACGACGGAGCCAAAAGGACGGGTATTGGGGTTAGCAATGGATCAGCCCACTTACCGTCTGCTGGTGGTAGAAGATCATCCGGTGAATCGAGATTTGCTGATTCGCTTGCTTAGTATTCACGGATTTGAGGTGCAGCAGGCGACTAATGGGCAAGAGGCGATCGCCCTCTGGAAAGCCTGGCGGCCCCACCTCATCCTGATGGATATGCAAATGCCCGTGATGAATGGCTACGAGGCAACTCGGCAGATTCGTCAGGAAGAGGAGAAACTGTTAGATACCAATCCCACTGCCAGTCACACCTGCATCATCGCCCTCACGGCCAGTGCCTTTCGAGAGCAGCGCCAGCAAATCCTGAATATGGGCTGTGACGACTTCATCAGCAAGCCCTTTAAGCGAGAGCAAATCTTTGAGGCGATCGCCCGCCATCTCTCTGTGCGCTATGTCTACGACGATGTTTCGTCAGAACGTGCAGTGGGTAGCGCCAGCACAACCCTCCCCATGCAGCTAGAGCCGGAGCAGTTTCAGTCGATTCCAACTTCCTGGATCGCCAATCTTCATCAGGCTGCCCTCCAGGGAAACGACCTGCGGATTTTAGACCTGTTGGGCGAACTTTCTTCCGATCAAGCCGAACTGCATCAAGCCTTGTCTTACATGGCCCAAGAATTTCAATTCGACAAAATTCTAGCGGCGACTCAGCCGCTTCTTGCCAATGCTGCATCCTAA
- a CDS encoding ISKra4 family transposase (programmed frameshift) has product MTPEDQKRLETCTAEIAEILYRNSNREGLDSLEGIEQTVRRQMLEEVSPRVAPFFVNQKAYPARGRVRRLKSLVGVLEIRQSQAERLGVKAYSRLSGGLEKANLRLSANESFQDAEDDIVALTGMRVGHSTQQRLVGRQSFESAEAKQGVSEVSIDGGKVRLRDLLESDSPWRDYKAVRVEGIYYNAFFQDNDSLIDYLSAQRLLSPLVCLGDGHAGVWNLFAQLTTVETRWEILDWYHLKENLYKVGGSLKRLAAAEMLLWQGQVEAARALFADCRRKQARNFEAYLSTHRSRIVNYGFYQAEQLCSIGSGAVESAVKQIGRRLQISGARWNTASVNAMLSLRCAYLNGQLAS; this is encoded by the exons ATGACACCTGAAGACCAAAAGCGATTGGAAACTTGTACAGCAGAGATCGCCGAGATTTTGTATCGCAATAGCAACCGAGAGGGGCTCGATAGTCTAGAAGGCATCGAGCAGACTGTACGACGGCAAATGCTAGAGGAGGTGAGCCCTCGAGTTGCCC CTTTTTTTGTCAACCAGAAAGCCTACCCCGCCCGAGGCCGGGTTCGCCGATTGAAGAGTTTGGTAGGGGTCCTTGAGATTCGTCAAAGTCAGGCAGAACGGTTAGGCGTAAAGGCTTACAGCCGTCTCAGTGGTGGCCTAGAGAAAGCCAACCTACGCTTAAGTGCCAACGAATCGTTTCAAGATGCAGAGGATGACATCGTAGCCCTGACCGGGATGCGGGTCGGGCACTCGACCCAACAACGTCTGGTGGGGCGTCAGTCGTTCGAGTCTGCCGAGGCTAAACAAGGCGTCAGTGAGGTCAGCATTGATGGCGGCAAAGTCCGTCTGCGTGACCTGCTAGAGTCCGATAGCCCGTGGCGAGACTACAAAGCGGTGCGGGTGGAGGGGATTTATTACAACGCCTTCTTCCAAGACAATGACAGCTTGATTGATTATCTCAGCGCTCAACGCTTGCTCTCCCCACTGGTCTGTCTGGGCGATGGTCACGCTGGGGTGTGGAATCTGTTTGCTCAACTCACCACCGTTGAGACCCGTTGGGAAATCCTCGATTGGTACCATCTCAAAGAAAACCTCTACAAAGTCGGTGGGTCGCTCAAGCGCTTAGCAGCGGCGGAAATGCTGTTATGGCAAGGTCAAGTGGAAGCCGCCAGGGCCCTCTTTGCCGACTGTCGGCGCAAGCAAGCCCGCAATTTTGAAGCCTATCTGAGCACCCATCGCTCTCGCATCGTGAATTATGGGTTCTACCAGGCTGAGCAACTCTGTTCTATTGGATCAGGAGCCGTAGAATCGGCTGTCAAACAGATTGGGCGACGCCTCCAAATTTCGGGTGCTCGCTGGAATACGGCCTCCGTTAATGCCATGTTGAGTCTGCGCTGTGCCTACCTCAATGGACAGCTCGCCAGTTGA
- a CDS encoding AAA-like domain-containing protein codes for MKRRRGVVLTHAGLKRLQAAIAAVEIAENDGERFTLEELGDRIRVSTKTLSRLWSLNSGIDRRTLHLCFSSFNLDLQSRDYVVVGDLAESEVAPGESPCPLPAQSPRTEIELGSSESSGSLSPPTHWPKASPRPAAAVHPSNPSLSGALPYPDGPVPLDSPFYIDRPPIEALAYQEISQPGCVIRIRAPRGMGKTSLTLRLLTVAEAQGYRTVTLDCNQLDSALLNDLSKFLRSFCLRLAQALHIPPNLEDYWDEEIGSKLSCSFYLKTYLLKQIDAPVVLVLNEIDRFFEHTAFAQDFFPLLRSWYEESRRDLTLQKLRLVVVYSTEAYVALDINQSPFNIGLPLRLPEFSAEQVLNLAQRHGLPWGMDEVEQLIDLIGGHPGLVRMALYHICTYGLSLSQLVQGAIATGGIFRPHLWRHWVTIQQHPNLLAALRTVVLAECGQSVLLDPLQAYRLESRGLLRYEGDLQNNPCGNRVLSRCRLYHQYFRQQFMSESPLL; via the coding sequence ATGAAACGACGGCGAGGAGTAGTGCTGACCCATGCAGGGCTGAAGCGATTGCAGGCGGCGATCGCCGCTGTGGAAATTGCAGAAAACGATGGTGAACGCTTTACATTGGAAGAGTTGGGCGACCGGATTCGGGTGTCTACCAAAACCCTCAGCCGCCTCTGGTCTCTCAACTCTGGCATCGATCGAAGAACGCTGCACCTCTGCTTTAGTAGCTTTAATTTAGATTTGCAGTCCAGGGATTACGTTGTCGTCGGCGATTTGGCGGAATCGGAGGTTGCCCCAGGCGAATCGCCTTGCCCCTTGCCTGCCCAATCACCCAGAACGGAGATAGAACTAGGCTCCAGCGAATCGTCTGGTTCGTTGAGTCCTCCAACTCATTGGCCCAAAGCCAGCCCTCGCCCCGCTGCGGCGGTTCATCCTTCAAACCCGTCGCTCTCAGGAGCGCTGCCCTACCCCGACGGGCCTGTACCGCTCGACTCACCGTTCTATATCGATCGCCCGCCCATCGAGGCGCTAGCCTACCAGGAAATTTCTCAACCCGGTTGCGTCATCCGGATTCGTGCGCCGCGCGGCATGGGCAAGACCTCGCTGACGCTGCGCCTGCTGACGGTGGCCGAGGCGCAAGGCTATCGCACGGTGACGCTAGACTGCAACCAGCTTGACTCGGCGCTGCTAAACGATCTCAGTAAGTTTTTGCGGAGTTTCTGTCTGCGGCTGGCGCAGGCGCTCCATATTCCGCCAAACCTGGAAGACTATTGGGATGAGGAGATTGGCAGCAAGCTAAGCTGTAGCTTTTATCTGAAAACCTATCTGCTCAAGCAGATCGACGCGCCCGTTGTGCTGGTGCTGAATGAGATCGATCGATTTTTTGAGCATACCGCCTTTGCTCAGGACTTTTTTCCGCTGTTGCGCTCGTGGTACGAGGAGTCGCGGCGAGATCTAACACTGCAAAAGCTGCGTTTGGTGGTGGTTTATTCTACCGAAGCGTATGTAGCGCTGGATATCAATCAATCGCCCTTTAATATCGGCTTGCCGCTGCGGTTGCCGGAGTTCTCGGCTGAGCAGGTGCTAAATCTGGCGCAGCGGCATGGGCTACCCTGGGGCATGGACGAAGTGGAGCAACTGATCGATCTGATTGGCGGCCATCCAGGGCTGGTGCGGATGGCGCTGTATCACATCTGTACCTATGGACTGTCGCTGTCGCAACTGGTGCAAGGGGCGATCGCCACAGGCGGCATTTTTCGTCCCCACCTCTGGCGACACTGGGTAACAATACAACAGCATCCAAACCTGCTGGCGGCGCTGCGAACCGTTGTGCTGGCCGAGTGTGGGCAGAGCGTGTTGCTAGACCCGCTCCAGGCCTATCGGCTGGAAAGCCGGGGCTTGCTGCGCTACGAGGGTGATTTGCAAAACAATCCCTGCGGGAATCGCGTACTGTCCCGCTGTCGGCTGTACCATCAATACTTCCGGCAGCAGTTTATGTCTGAGTCGCCCTTGCTATGA
- a CDS encoding AAA-like domain-containing protein encodes MRYQVGGSLRASDPTYVVRQADEHLYQALIRGEFCYVLNSRQMGKSSLLQRTSARLQEAGRLCVYLDITQLGSENLTPLQWYRGIITILHHGVGLDSQINLKQWRDNHADLSPVQQLHQFVEDVLVSRLAQQPIVVLIDEIDSLLSLPFGVSDFFAWIRHCYNQRSHNPLFQQLSFALFGVATPSDLIDDKRRTPFNIGTAIELFGFQPDEVAPLIEGLVGIVSQPSAVVRAILGWTNGQPFLTQKLCHLVVQIALEAPSGKLVLPPGTEALWIDQLVRSRILQHWESQDEPEHLKTIRDRLLINEQCASRLLGLYQQILQRETADTAIPSPQIPLPQPVAQTPCEPAISSNPKPKIQNLPDSPEQTQLLLSGLVEKHNGILRVKNRIYRAVFDKAWVNTQLDRLRPYAQSLNAWVDSGFQDESRLLRGQALQAAVDWAQGKYLSDLDYQFLAASQGLDRRIMQQQLEAERLQEVEARLELERRSSRSQRRLLVGMSIALGVAVLSGLAALNAYQRSAVSEVRAIAAASKGNYASHQRLDALFQAIQARHKFQSLLFLDPTLRQDLDAKTDRVLAQAVQGADETNRLVGHQGGVLAVDQSADGEWIASGGTDRTVKLWKPDGTLVRTLSTSATPHGIRISPNSQFVATANVDGMVQLWRLDGSVGLMLKGHTAPVWNVSFSPDSRLLVSASGDRTLKLWRVADGSLVRTLTGYDAATWQAVFSPDGQQIVSGSTDGKLTFWTVDGTLIRTTQVSDAPVWSVAHSPNGQLLATGSGDSQIRLWSRAGRLSKTLAGHDAEVLHVRFSADGRTLASASADRTVKLWRSDGTPLRTFQGHQAVVRNVAIAADNQTIASASEDGQVKLWKPSSFSIPLIGLPEVVNQVAYKPQAPGEPLLLATISGAQVRFWRSDGALVNQFSLPERLNSGAFAPDGKTLALGSVDTNLYLLDLQSRTTTALSGHTASIMNVQYSPDGRHIASVGDDGALRLWTRRADGSFAPHQAILAHPASRIWSVAFSPDGQQVATAAIDRTVKVWGLEPDGRLSPEPKLTLADHLGAVWGVAFSPDGTWLVSTGRDRTIRRWSRTGELLEAVEVDGLGLSRVAISPDGQQVAVGNMDNTVTVWNRTTGRLFNLQGHNSGVRSIAFSPDRKTVVSGGEDRVAIIWNMDSLLNLDLMGYGCNWLRDYFKTHPTLNEGDRQLCRKFF; translated from the coding sequence ATGAGATATCAGGTCGGCGGCAGCCTCCGCGCCAGCGACCCAACCTATGTGGTGCGCCAGGCCGATGAGCATCTCTATCAAGCGCTGATTCGGGGAGAGTTTTGCTATGTGCTGAATTCGCGGCAGATGGGCAAGTCGTCGCTGCTCCAGCGCACCAGCGCTCGTCTTCAGGAAGCTGGCCGTCTCTGCGTTTATCTCGATATTACGCAACTGGGCAGCGAAAACCTGACACCGCTCCAGTGGTATCGCGGCATTATCACGATTCTGCACCACGGCGTAGGTCTAGATAGCCAGATCAACCTGAAGCAGTGGCGCGATAACCACGCTGACCTCTCGCCTGTGCAGCAGTTGCACCAGTTTGTAGAAGATGTTCTAGTCTCTCGGTTGGCGCAGCAGCCCATCGTAGTTCTGATTGACGAAATCGACAGCCTGCTGAGCCTGCCCTTTGGCGTGAGCGATTTTTTTGCCTGGATTCGGCATTGCTATAACCAGCGATCGCACAATCCCCTGTTTCAGCAGTTGAGCTTTGCTCTGTTTGGCGTAGCCACGCCCTCTGACCTGATCGACGACAAGCGCCGCACCCCGTTTAATATTGGCACGGCGATCGAGCTATTTGGGTTTCAGCCGGATGAAGTCGCCCCGCTGATCGAAGGGCTAGTGGGGATCGTCAGCCAGCCGTCTGCCGTAGTGCGGGCGATTTTGGGCTGGACGAATGGGCAGCCGTTTTTGACCCAAAAGCTGTGTCATCTGGTGGTGCAGATTGCGCTGGAGGCTCCATCGGGCAAGCTCGTGCTGCCACCGGGCACTGAAGCGCTGTGGATTGATCAACTGGTGCGATCGCGCATTCTCCAGCATTGGGAATCGCAAGACGAGCCAGAACACCTGAAAACAATCCGCGATCGCCTCTTGATTAACGAGCAATGCGCCAGCCGTCTCCTGGGCCTTTATCAGCAGATCTTGCAGCGAGAAACTGCCGACACGGCTATTCCATCGCCCCAGATTCCATTGCCCCAGCCTGTTGCACAAACGCCCTGCGAACCTGCAATCTCCAGCAATCCAAAACCTAAAATCCAAAATCTACCCGACTCTCCCGAACAAACCCAACTCCTGCTCTCCGGGCTGGTCGAAAAGCACAACGGCATCCTGCGCGTCAAAAACCGCATTTACAGAGCCGTGTTTGACAAAGCCTGGGTGAATACGCAACTGGATCGGCTGCGTCCCTATGCCCAGTCGCTGAATGCCTGGGTAGACTCTGGCTTTCAGGATGAATCGCGGCTGCTGCGGGGGCAGGCGCTCCAGGCGGCCGTAGATTGGGCCCAGGGCAAATATCTAAGCGATTTAGATTATCAATTTTTGGCAGCTAGCCAGGGGCTAGATCGACGCATCATGCAGCAGCAGCTCGAAGCGGAGCGGCTGCAAGAAGTGGAAGCACGGCTAGAGCTAGAGCGCCGGAGCTCTCGCAGCCAGCGGCGGCTACTGGTGGGCATGAGCATTGCGCTGGGGGTTGCGGTGCTGTCTGGTTTGGCGGCGCTCAATGCTTATCAGCGGTCGGCAGTGAGCGAGGTGCGGGCGATCGCCGCTGCTTCCAAGGGCAACTACGCCTCACACCAGCGGCTCGATGCACTGTTCCAAGCGATTCAGGCGCGTCACAAATTTCAATCGCTGCTATTCCTCGACCCGACCCTGCGCCAAGATCTGGATGCGAAAACTGACAGGGTTTTGGCGCAAGCGGTTCAGGGTGCGGATGAAACGAATCGGCTGGTCGGTCATCAGGGAGGAGTCCTGGCAGTCGATCAGAGTGCCGATGGTGAGTGGATTGCGTCCGGGGGAACTGATCGCACCGTTAAGCTTTGGAAGCCTGACGGAACCCTGGTTCGCACCCTGTCCACCAGCGCCACGCCCCACGGCATCCGCATCAGCCCCAATAGCCAATTTGTAGCGACGGCCAACGTAGACGGCATGGTGCAGTTGTGGAGGCTAGACGGCTCCGTTGGCTTAATGCTGAAAGGGCACACTGCCCCGGTGTGGAACGTTTCGTTTAGCCCGGATAGTCGCCTTTTGGTGTCTGCCAGCGGCGATCGCACGCTCAAGCTCTGGCGCGTTGCCGACGGCAGCCTAGTTCGCACCCTAACGGGCTACGATGCGGCTACCTGGCAAGCCGTGTTTAGTCCTGATGGTCAGCAGATTGTGTCGGGCAGCACTGATGGAAAACTGACTTTCTGGACAGTGGATGGCACCTTGATTCGGACCACTCAGGTCAGCGATGCGCCTGTATGGAGTGTCGCCCATAGCCCGAATGGGCAACTGCTTGCCACAGGCAGCGGGGACAGTCAAATCCGGCTTTGGAGTCGGGCCGGTCGCCTCTCCAAAACGTTGGCCGGTCATGATGCCGAAGTGTTGCACGTCCGCTTTAGCGCCGACGGCAGAACCCTCGCCTCTGCCAGCGCCGACCGGACAGTCAAGCTCTGGCGGAGCGATGGAACCCCGTTGAGAACATTTCAAGGCCATCAGGCGGTTGTTCGGAATGTGGCGATCGCAGCGGACAACCAGACCATTGCTTCCGCATCAGAAGATGGACAGGTCAAGCTATGGAAACCGTCGTCGTTCTCAATCCCCCTGATTGGGCTACCAGAAGTGGTGAATCAAGTCGCCTATAAGCCTCAAGCGCCTGGAGAGCCGCTGCTATTGGCGACCATCTCTGGAGCGCAGGTTCGCTTCTGGCGATCGGATGGGGCATTAGTCAATCAATTCAGCCTGCCAGAGCGGCTCAACTCCGGCGCATTTGCCCCGGATGGCAAAACCCTGGCCCTGGGTAGCGTAGATACAAACCTTTACTTGCTCGACCTACAAAGCCGCACCACGACCGCGCTTTCGGGCCACACGGCTTCCATTATGAACGTGCAGTATAGCCCCGATGGACGACATATTGCCTCTGTGGGAGACGACGGGGCCCTGCGGCTCTGGACGCGCCGGGCGGACGGTTCGTTTGCACCACACCAAGCGATTCTGGCGCATCCGGCATCGCGGATCTGGAGCGTGGCCTTTAGCCCCGACGGTCAGCAGGTGGCAACCGCAGCGATTGACCGCACAGTTAAAGTGTGGGGACTGGAACCGGATGGACGGCTATCTCCAGAACCGAAGCTAACCCTGGCAGACCATCTGGGGGCCGTGTGGGGGGTGGCGTTTAGCCCAGATGGAACGTGGCTGGTGTCTACGGGGCGCGATCGCACGATTAGGCGATGGAGCCGCACGGGAGAACTGCTAGAAGCAGTTGAAGTAGACGGGCTTGGCCTGTCGCGGGTAGCCATCAGTCCAGACGGTCAGCAGGTTGCAGTTGGCAACATGGACAACACTGTGACTGTGTGGAATCGCACTACCGGGCGCTTGTTTAATCTGCAAGGGCACAATTCGGGCGTGCGATCGATTGCCTTTAGCCCCGATAGGAAAACGGTGGTATCGGGGGGCGAAGACCGGGTGGCCATTATCTGGAATATGGATTCTCTGCTGAATCTGGACTTGATGGGCTACGGCTGCAACTGGCTGCGGGATTACTTTAAAACCCATCCGACCCTGAACGAGGGCGATCGCCAACTTTGCCGCAAGTTTTTCTGA
- a CDS encoding nucleoside deaminase — MPYTFDHPDPTPAQMLHHLRRANAIALRARGFGHHPFGAILVAPDHETVLLEQGNVNTVNHAESVLVRVASTNFSPEYLWNCTLYTTAEPCVMCAGTQYWGNIGRLVYGIAETSLLALTGSDAQNPTLSLPCRQVFAAGQKPIRVWGPFDALEDEIVAVHRDFWRSP, encoded by the coding sequence ATGCCTTACACCTTCGACCATCCAGACCCCACGCCAGCGCAAATGCTGCATCATCTGCGGCGGGCCAATGCGATCGCCCTCCGCGCTAGGGGCTTTGGGCATCATCCCTTCGGGGCAATTCTCGTCGCGCCAGATCACGAAACGGTGCTGCTAGAACAGGGCAACGTCAACACGGTGAACCACGCCGAATCCGTGCTGGTGCGGGTTGCAAGCACCAATTTCAGCCCGGAGTATCTGTGGAACTGCACGCTCTACACCACCGCCGAACCCTGCGTCATGTGCGCGGGAACCCAGTATTGGGGCAACATTGGGCGCTTGGTCTATGGTATTGCCGAAACCAGCCTGCTGGCGCTGACGGGCAGCGACGCGCAAAACCCGACGCTGAGCCTGCCCTGTCGCCAGGTGTTTGCTGCTGGACAAAAGCCAATTCGCGTTTGGGGGCCGTTCGATGCGCTGGAGGACGAAATCGTAGCGGTGCATCGAGACTTTTGGCGATCGCCCTGA